From the genome of Nilaparvata lugens isolate BPH unplaced genomic scaffold, ASM1435652v1 scaffold5325, whole genome shotgun sequence, one region includes:
- the LOC120355947 gene encoding uncharacterized protein LOC120355947, with protein sequence RREDCTIAAITELVSSENRDLRRHVVACGHLLRFPIRFVPQFSLIIRPWQIFGKSSREFLTDFISLYESFPCIWRVKSKEYSDRNKKEGAYERLVEKFKEIDVNASRETVAKKINSLRSVYRKELAKVNKSIRSAAGEDEIYKPSLWYFDLLHFGPMNATNYWP encoded by the coding sequence TCCGTCGGGAGGACTGCACAATTGCAGCGATAACTGAGCTCGTGAGCTCTGAAAACCGTGACCTGCGCAGACATGTCGTTGCGTGTGGACACTTACTCCGTTTTCCAATCCGTTTTGTTCCTCAGTTTTCTCTAATCATCCGACCATGGCAGATTTTCGGCAAATCTTCTCGCGAGTTTTTGACGgattttatttcactttatgAAAGTTTTCCGTGCATTTGGCGAGTTAAATCCAAAGAGTACAGTGACAGGAACAAAAAGGAGGGAGCGTACGAGAGATTGGTTGAAAAGTTCAAAGAAATAGATGTCAACGCGAGCAGGGAGACAGTGGCGAAGAAAATCAATTCTTTGAGAAGCGTTTATCGCAAAGAATTGGCAAAGGTAAACAAATCGATTCGATCTGCGGCTGGAGAGGACGAAATTTACAAGCCATCTCTGTGGTATTTCGATTTGCTGCATTTTGGTCCAATGAATGCCACGAATTATTGGCCTTAA